Within the Pseudomonas guangdongensis genome, the region GTGCAGGCGTTGGTTGCGCAAGCGCGGCTTCAAGTTGGCTGTCGATGTCCACGCCTTGCCGGGCAAGGCGCTGCTGGTGCTGGAGGAGGGGGCTTCCATCGGCGAAGTGCTTGGCGCCTTCGAGCACTTGCAGGTCGGCGCCATGAGCTATGTACGCAGCGCCTCCGAACTGCTGAATGTCGCGCGGATCGGGCGATTCTGCTCGATCGGCAACGCCGTCGTGATCGGCCAGGAGAGGGCCGGCCATCCGCTGGACTGGGTCAGCTCGCATCCCTTCCAGTACACCGGGACGGCGTTGCACTATGCCGCCCCCGGCAAGCCGGTAGAGATCGGACATGACGTCTGGATCGGCCGCGAGGCGATGATCATGGAGGGCGTCACCGTCGGCACGGGGGCGGTGATCGCGGCGCGTGCCG harbors:
- a CDS encoding CatB-related O-acetyltransferase; this encodes MFKALKATLCRRWLRKRGFKLAVDVHALPGKALLVLEEGASIGEVLGAFEHLQVGAMSYVRSASELLNVARIGRFCSIGNAVVIGQERAGHPLDWVSSHPFQYTGTALHYAAPGKPVEIGHDVWIGREAMIMEGVTVGTGAVIAARAVVTRDVPAYAVVAGTPARILRYRHPPQVIEALLASAWWELPVDVLQSLPLNEPEAFLSAIAALREPRRMSCRQVEVSRRGCRELPLVQAERVGEMK